A window of Burkholderiales bacterium contains these coding sequences:
- a CDS encoding hydantoinase/oxoprolinase family protein, producing the protein MTYSLAIDIGGTFTDIVVYDHARAQSLSHKELTTPHAPHEGVVSGIRRLFGQREIPYSQVVRVVHATTLFTNALIERKGALTGLITTAGFRDTLELGREHKYELYDLFIDLPKPLVRRALRLEVPERTTVDGRPEIALDEQALLARAQELRDAGVASVAVVFLHAYANPAHERRAAELLRSAYPELFVSLSSDVSPQIREFERASTTVANAYIKPLADSYLELMSREIAALGISAPLFMMLSNGGLTHIDEAKRVPIQLLESGPAAGALAGAFFGARSDVSDVLAFDMGGTTAKLSIIDGGQPLIAYRFEAGRQKRFAEGSGLPLNISTVELIEIGAGGGSIAAIDTLGLLKVGPRSAGAAPGPACYRRGGNDATVTDANLTLGYLDAANFAGGTMPIDPAAATRAIDPLAKASRLDGPELAWGIHSVVNENMAAAARVHIAERGHSADRFALLVTGGGGPLHGCEVARRLGIKRVICPPGAGVASALGLLMAPARIDRVGTLTARLDELDWRALESAYTALEREAQAVIEKTLAGSAATSVARSADMRFVGQGFELVTSLPAGPYTHDSEAALREAFLEAYRRMFMKVPPVANIEIINIRVAVSAATGGGRLNTAGPQASTGDARKGVRRAWVPARKAYADVPVCERSALAAFETIVGPAIVEEPSSTLIVPPDARAVCDAAGNIVVEL; encoded by the coding sequence ATGACCTATTCACTCGCCATCGACATCGGCGGCACGTTCACCGACATCGTCGTCTACGACCATGCGCGCGCGCAGTCGCTGAGCCACAAGGAGCTCACGACGCCGCATGCGCCGCACGAAGGCGTCGTCAGCGGCATCCGGCGCCTCTTCGGCCAGCGCGAGATTCCGTACTCGCAGGTCGTGCGCGTGGTCCATGCGACGACGCTCTTCACCAACGCGCTGATCGAGCGCAAGGGCGCGCTGACGGGCCTGATCACGACTGCCGGATTTCGCGACACGCTCGAGCTGGGACGCGAGCACAAGTACGAGCTCTACGATCTCTTCATCGACCTGCCGAAGCCGCTCGTGCGTCGGGCGTTGCGCCTCGAGGTGCCCGAGCGCACGACGGTCGATGGCCGGCCCGAGATAGCGCTGGACGAGCAAGCACTGCTCGCCCGGGCGCAAGAGCTGCGCGACGCCGGCGTGGCTTCGGTCGCGGTCGTCTTCCTTCATGCGTACGCCAATCCCGCCCACGAGCGCCGCGCGGCCGAGTTGCTGCGCAGCGCGTACCCGGAGCTGTTCGTCTCGCTTTCGAGCGATGTGTCGCCGCAGATCCGCGAGTTCGAGCGCGCGTCGACCACCGTCGCCAACGCCTACATCAAGCCGCTCGCGGACAGCTATCTCGAGCTCATGAGCCGCGAGATCGCGGCGCTCGGCATCTCCGCGCCGCTTTTCATGATGCTCTCCAACGGCGGTCTGACCCACATCGACGAGGCGAAGCGCGTCCCGATCCAGCTCCTCGAATCGGGGCCGGCGGCCGGTGCGCTGGCCGGGGCGTTCTTCGGCGCGCGCTCGGACGTGTCCGATGTGCTCGCGTTCGATATGGGCGGCACGACCGCGAAGCTCTCCATCATCGATGGAGGTCAGCCGCTGATCGCCTACCGCTTCGAAGCGGGGCGTCAAAAGCGCTTCGCCGAAGGCAGCGGCCTTCCGTTGAACATTTCCACGGTGGAGCTGATCGAGATCGGCGCCGGCGGTGGAAGCATCGCGGCTATCGATACGCTCGGGCTGCTCAAGGTGGGTCCGCGCAGCGCCGGCGCGGCGCCCGGGCCGGCGTGCTACCGGCGCGGCGGCAACGATGCGACAGTGACGGACGCCAACCTGACGCTCGGCTATCTCGATGCGGCGAATTTTGCGGGCGGGACGATGCCCATCGACCCCGCGGCAGCGACGCGCGCGATCGACCCTTTGGCGAAGGCCTCGCGGCTCGACGGGCCCGAGCTCGCGTGGGGCATCCACTCGGTCGTCAACGAGAACATGGCTGCGGCCGCACGGGTCCACATCGCCGAGCGCGGCCACAGTGCCGACCGCTTTGCGCTGCTCGTCACCGGCGGGGGAGGACCGCTGCACGGATGCGAGGTCGCGCGCCGGCTAGGTATAAAGCGCGTGATCTGTCCGCCGGGCGCCGGCGTCGCTTCGGCGCTCGGGCTTCTCATGGCGCCTGCGCGCATCGATCGCGTAGGAACACTTACCGCGCGCCTCGACGAGCTCGACTGGCGCGCGCTCGAGTCCGCCTACACCGCGCTGGAGCGCGAAGCGCAAGCGGTGATCGAAAAGACGCTGGCGGGAAGCGCTGCGACCTCGGTCGCACGTTCGGCCGACATGCGTTTCGTCGGGCAGGGATTCGAGCTCGTGACCTCGTTGCCGGCAGGACCTTATACGCACGATTCCGAAGCCGCGCTGCGCGAGGCTTTCCTGGAGGCGTATCGCCGGATGTTCATGAAAGTGCCTCCGGTTGCGAACATCGAGATCATCAACATCCGCGTCGCGGTCTCCGCGGCCACGGGCGGCGGACGCCTGAATACCGCGGGACCCCAGGCGTCGACAGGCGACGCCCGCAAGGGTGTGCGTCGCGCGTGGGTGCCGGCACGGAAAGCGTATGCGGACGTGCCGGTCTGCGAGCGCTCGGCGCTGGCCGCCTTTGAGACGATCGTCGGACCGGCGATCGTGGAAGAGCCGTCGTCGACGCTGATCGTGCCGCCCGATGCGCGCGCGGTCTGCGACGCGGCGGGCAATATCGTCGTGGAGCTCTAG
- a CDS encoding efflux RND transporter periplasmic adaptor subunit, translating into MNRGAAAAVAWVVALAAGAAGGYWFASHRAHPVTAAPKTSEAATTDKKVLYWYDPMYPQHRFDKPGKSPFMDMQLVPRYAGETEDQGAVTVSPRVAQSLGIRTAEVKRGSMAPKLSAVGTVEYNERSVVLVQPRANGFIERLYVRAPLDPVRQGAPLVEMLIPEWAAAQEEYLLLRKRADNGSGELATAARQRLLLLGMSESQVAAIERSGTPQPRITLASPISGVVAELGARQGMTVTAGTTLFRIAGLGTVWVVAEVPETQAGQLVPGSRVEVHLAAYPNEVVKGRVSAVLPEINAATRTVRLRVEVANAAGRLRPGMYANVSFAPRAQELLLVPTEAVIRTGERTVVIVAENEGRFRVAEIEPGMESGAETEIRKGLKAGERVVVSGQFLIDSEASLRSTLSRLESSPVPAKQTDAKPEGHRGHGRITAIDPAKGRIDLDHAAIPSMKWPAMHMGFAVADRGALDTLKPGDTVDFTVRANPDKNGDYVIESLSARSAK; encoded by the coding sequence ATGAATCGCGGCGCAGCGGCAGCCGTTGCATGGGTCGTGGCTTTGGCGGCGGGCGCAGCCGGCGGCTACTGGTTCGCCTCCCATCGCGCGCACCCCGTAACCGCCGCGCCGAAGACGTCCGAGGCCGCGACGACGGACAAGAAGGTGCTCTACTGGTACGACCCGATGTATCCGCAGCATCGCTTCGACAAGCCCGGCAAATCGCCTTTCATGGATATGCAGCTCGTGCCCCGCTACGCAGGCGAGACCGAGGACCAGGGCGCGGTCACGGTCAGTCCTCGCGTGGCGCAGAGCCTGGGCATACGCACGGCCGAAGTGAAACGCGGTTCGATGGCGCCCAAGCTGAGCGCCGTCGGGACCGTCGAGTACAACGAGCGCTCGGTGGTGCTCGTACAGCCGCGGGCAAACGGTTTCATCGAGCGCCTTTATGTGCGCGCACCGCTCGACCCGGTGCGGCAAGGCGCGCCGCTGGTCGAGATGCTCATTCCCGAATGGGCGGCGGCGCAGGAGGAGTATCTGCTCCTGCGCAAACGCGCGGACAACGGATCGGGCGAGCTTGCGACGGCCGCGCGGCAGCGCCTGCTGCTGCTCGGCATGTCGGAATCGCAGGTCGCCGCGATCGAGCGCAGCGGCACGCCTCAGCCGCGTATCACCCTCGCCTCCCCCATTTCAGGCGTGGTGGCCGAGCTGGGCGCGCGCCAGGGCATGACGGTCACCGCAGGCACCACACTGTTTCGCATCGCAGGCCTCGGCACGGTGTGGGTCGTGGCCGAAGTGCCCGAAACGCAGGCCGGGCAGCTCGTGCCCGGAAGCCGCGTCGAAGTTCATCTCGCGGCCTATCCGAACGAGGTCGTGAAAGGCCGCGTCAGCGCCGTCCTGCCCGAAATCAATGCCGCGACTCGAACGGTGCGCCTGCGCGTCGAGGTCGCCAATGCCGCAGGCCGCTTGCGGCCCGGGATGTATGCGAACGTGAGCTTCGCGCCGCGCGCGCAGGAGCTATTGCTCGTGCCGACCGAAGCCGTCATACGGACCGGTGAGCGCACGGTCGTCATCGTCGCCGAAAACGAGGGACGCTTTCGCGTCGCCGAAATCGAGCCGGGAATGGAGTCCGGCGCCGAGACCGAGATCCGCAAAGGCCTGAAAGCCGGCGAGCGCGTGGTCGTTTCCGGACAGTTCCTCATCGACTCCGAGGCCAGCCTGCGCAGCACGCTGTCACGGCTGGAGAGCTCGCCCGTCCCGGCGAAACAGACCGATGCAAAACCCGAAGGTCACCGCGGCCACGGCCGTATCACGGCCATCGATCCCGCAAAGGGCCGCATCGATCTCGACCACGCAGCGATCCCGTCGATGAAGTGGCCGGCGATGCACATGGGATTCGCCGTCGCCGACCGCGGTGCGCTCGACACATTGAAGCCCGGCGACACGGTCGACTTCACGGTGCGTGCGAACCCGGACAAGAACGGCGATTACGTGATCGAGAGCCTCTCCGCGAGGAGCGCGAAATGA
- a CDS encoding c-type cytochrome, whose amino-acid sequence MFRIIAGTLTASLVMIAAPVAAAAGDTSRGAKLFQQCAACHSTKPGEHLTGPSLAHAWGQRAASSKDFLRYSDALKRSAVTWNEKTLDQWLAGPGRFVPGNAMTFPGIKDPGARQDLIAYLKAVAENSAPTATGKQEGGMMMGRSQRANLKKAGADSQVLSASHCRDTYTIRTANGTVHKVWEYNLRLKTDSSGDGPQPGKPVIVGSGMMGDRVSLVFASPAEISGFIKASCN is encoded by the coding sequence ATGTTTCGGATTATCGCTGGTACTCTGACGGCTTCGCTGGTCATGATCGCTGCGCCGGTCGCGGCCGCGGCGGGTGACACATCGCGAGGCGCGAAACTGTTTCAGCAATGTGCCGCCTGTCATTCCACGAAGCCTGGCGAGCACCTGACCGGGCCCAGCCTGGCGCATGCGTGGGGTCAGCGCGCGGCCTCCAGCAAGGACTTCCTGCGCTACTCCGACGCACTCAAACGTTCCGCCGTGACTTGGAACGAGAAGACGCTCGACCAATGGCTGGCCGGTCCCGGCCGGTTCGTTCCGGGAAACGCCATGACGTTCCCGGGCATCAAGGACCCGGGTGCTCGGCAGGATCTCATCGCGTACTTGAAAGCGGTCGCCGAGAACTCCGCGCCCACCGCCACCGGAAAACAGGAAGGCGGCATGATGATGGGCCGCTCCCAGCGGGCGAATCTGAAGAAGGCCGGCGCCGATTCGCAGGTGCTGTCCGCATCTCACTGTCGCGACACCTACACGATCAGAACCGCGAACGGCACCGTGCACAAGGTGTGGGAATACAACTTACGCCTGAAAACCGACTCGAGCGGGGATGGGCCGCAACCCGGAAAGCCTGTCATTGTGGGGTCCGGCATGATGGGCGACCGAGTGTCGCTCGTGTTCGCCTCTCCCGCTGAAATCAGCGGCTTCATCAAGGCGTCGTGCAACTGA
- a CDS encoding copper-binding protein yields the protein MKAVVFTIAFAGSIATVHAGDMKGMDMKDMSPSQMAKDAKPGKHIAKGTVKSVDAKAQTVTLDHEPVKSMSWPAMTMTFKVRDKAVMEKLAQGKKVTVEFEQRGKDYVITSAK from the coding sequence ATGAAAGCAGTCGTTTTCACAATCGCGTTCGCCGGCAGCATCGCCACCGTTCACGCGGGCGACATGAAAGGCATGGACATGAAGGACATGTCCCCGTCGCAGATGGCCAAGGACGCCAAGCCCGGCAAACACATTGCCAAAGGCACGGTGAAAAGCGTCGACGCCAAGGCGCAGACCGTGACGCTGGATCACGAGCCCGTGAAAAGCATGAGCTGGCCTGCGATGACCATGACCTTCAAGGTCCGGGACAAGGCTGTCATGGAGAAGCTCGCGCAAGGCAAGAAGGTCACAGTCGAGTTCGAGCAGCGCGGCAAGGACTACGTCATCACGAGCGCCAAATAG
- a CDS encoding efflux RND transporter permease subunit gives MIAALIRASIANRFLVLMATLLVTAWGIYAAMRTPVDALPDLSDVQVIVRTTYPGQAPRIVEDQVTYPLTTTMLSVPGAKTVRGYSFFGDSFVYILFDDATDPYWARSRVLEYLNQVQSRLPPQAKPGLGPDATGVGWIYQYALVDRTGKHDLGELRAIQDWFLKYELKALPNVSEVASVGGMVRQYQIVLDPDRLRAYGIPHSRVIGAVQNANRESGGSIVELAEAEYMVRSSGYLKTLDDFRSIPLTTSKSGVPVLLRDVARVQMGPEMRRGIAELDGEGEVAGGVIVMRAGKNALETINAVKTKLAELRKGLPEGVEIVETYDRSGLIERAVSHLREKLVEEFIVVALVCIAFLLHLRSALVAVVTLPLGVLVAFIVMYYQGVNANIMSLGGIAIAIGAMVDAAIVMIENAHKHLEAWSHAHPGERIGTSERWQVIADASAEVGPALFFSLLIITLSFVPVFALEAQEGRLFAPLAYTKTYAMAAAAGLAVTLIPVLMGYFIRGRIPEERRNPINRGLIAVYRPMLGAVLRWPKTTIAVAVAVLLLSVLPLTRLGGEFLPPLYEGDLLYMPSALPGISPAKAAEILQQTDRLIRTVPEVARVFGKVGRAETATDPAPLEMFETTVQLKPRDEWRAGMTPDKLTQELDGLVRVPGLANIWIPPIRNRIDMLATGIKSPLGIKVSGPDLPEIEKVAGEIERLVKDVPGVTSALAERVTGGRYIDVDIDRAAAARYGLNVSDVQSVVSAAIGGENIGETIEGRRRFPINVRYPRELRDSLTDLRQLPIVTDAGAQIPLSAVAAVRIADGPASLKSENARLSGWIYVDIHGRDLASVVADAKRAVAGAVNLPPGVSVQWSGQFEYLERAAQRLKVVVPFTLMIIFVLLFLTFSRAGEAALIMSALPFALVGGIWYVFLLGHHLSVASAIGFIALAGLAAEFGVVMLVYIRHALDARLAAGAPNTRETLLAAIEEGAVLRVRPKAMTVAVIVAGLAPIMWSDGTGAEIMQRIAAPMIGGMITAPLLSMFVIPAAYLLMRQPRFHRRLFNHVATTGEVR, from the coding sequence ATGATCGCCGCTCTCATACGCGCATCGATCGCGAACCGCTTTCTCGTCTTGATGGCGACGCTGCTCGTCACGGCGTGGGGCATTTACGCAGCGATGCGCACGCCGGTCGACGCCCTGCCCGATCTCAGCGATGTGCAGGTGATCGTCCGCACGACGTACCCGGGCCAGGCGCCGCGGATCGTCGAAGACCAGGTCACCTATCCGCTCACGACGACGATGCTTTCGGTCCCGGGCGCGAAGACGGTTCGAGGCTATTCGTTCTTCGGCGACTCGTTCGTCTACATCCTCTTCGACGATGCGACCGATCCGTACTGGGCACGGTCGCGCGTGCTCGAGTACTTGAATCAGGTCCAATCCCGACTGCCGCCCCAGGCGAAACCGGGGTTGGGGCCGGACGCCACCGGCGTCGGCTGGATTTACCAGTACGCGCTGGTCGATCGCACGGGCAAGCACGACCTCGGCGAGCTGCGGGCGATCCAGGACTGGTTTCTCAAGTACGAGCTCAAGGCCCTGCCGAACGTCTCCGAAGTTGCGAGCGTCGGCGGCATGGTGCGCCAGTACCAGATCGTGCTCGACCCCGACCGGCTGCGTGCTTACGGGATTCCGCACTCGCGCGTGATCGGCGCGGTGCAGAACGCGAACCGCGAGTCCGGCGGCTCGATCGTGGAGCTCGCCGAAGCCGAGTACATGGTCCGCTCGAGCGGCTATCTGAAGACGCTCGACGATTTCCGATCGATACCGCTGACGACGTCGAAGAGCGGCGTTCCCGTCCTGCTGCGCGACGTTGCGCGCGTGCAGATGGGGCCGGAGATGCGCCGCGGCATCGCCGAGCTCGACGGTGAAGGCGAAGTCGCGGGCGGCGTGATCGTCATGCGCGCAGGCAAAAACGCGCTCGAGACCATCAACGCGGTCAAGACGAAGCTCGCCGAGCTTCGCAAAGGTCTCCCTGAAGGCGTCGAGATCGTCGAGACCTACGACCGTTCGGGACTCATCGAGCGTGCCGTCAGCCACCTTCGCGAGAAGCTCGTCGAGGAATTCATCGTCGTCGCGCTGGTGTGCATCGCCTTCCTGCTGCACTTGCGCTCGGCCCTCGTCGCGGTCGTGACGCTCCCGCTCGGCGTGCTCGTGGCGTTCATCGTCATGTACTACCAGGGGGTCAACGCGAACATCATGTCGCTGGGCGGGATCGCCATCGCCATCGGCGCGATGGTCGACGCGGCCATCGTGATGATCGAGAACGCCCACAAGCACCTCGAAGCGTGGTCGCACGCCCATCCGGGCGAGCGAATCGGCACATCGGAGCGCTGGCAGGTCATCGCGGACGCCTCCGCCGAGGTCGGACCGGCTCTTTTCTTCTCGCTGCTGATCATCACCCTTTCCTTCGTACCGGTGTTTGCGCTGGAGGCTCAGGAAGGCCGGCTCTTCGCGCCGCTCGCTTATACCAAAACCTACGCGATGGCGGCGGCCGCAGGCCTCGCGGTGACGCTGATTCCGGTCCTCATGGGCTATTTCATCCGGGGCCGAATACCGGAAGAGCGGCGCAATCCCATCAATCGCGGCCTCATCGCCGTCTATCGCCCGATGCTCGGTGCGGTCCTGCGGTGGCCGAAGACGACCATCGCGGTGGCGGTCGCGGTTCTGCTGCTCAGCGTGCTTCCGTTGACCCGACTCGGCGGCGAGTTCCTGCCGCCGCTGTACGAAGGCGACCTGCTGTACATGCCGAGCGCGCTGCCCGGAATCTCGCCCGCGAAGGCTGCCGAGATCCTTCAACAAACCGATCGGCTGATCCGAACCGTTCCCGAGGTCGCGCGCGTGTTCGGCAAAGTGGGCCGCGCGGAAACCGCGACCGACCCGGCGCCGCTGGAAATGTTCGAGACGACGGTGCAGCTCAAGCCGCGCGACGAATGGCGAGCAGGCATGACGCCGGACAAGCTCACCCAGGAGCTGGACGGGCTGGTCCGCGTGCCCGGCCTCGCGAACATCTGGATACCTCCGATCCGCAATCGGATCGACATGCTCGCGACCGGCATCAAGAGCCCGCTCGGCATCAAGGTGTCCGGTCCCGACCTGCCGGAGATCGAGAAAGTCGCGGGGGAGATCGAGCGGCTGGTGAAGGACGTTCCAGGTGTCACGTCCGCTCTCGCCGAGCGCGTAACCGGCGGCCGTTACATCGACGTCGATATCGATCGGGCGGCGGCGGCTCGATACGGCCTGAACGTCTCCGATGTCCAGTCGGTGGTGTCCGCCGCGATCGGCGGCGAGAACATCGGCGAAACCATCGAAGGCCGCAGGCGCTTTCCGATCAACGTGCGCTATCCGCGCGAGCTGCGGGATTCACTGACCGACCTGCGGCAGTTGCCGATCGTCACCGACGCGGGCGCGCAGATTCCGCTGTCCGCCGTCGCCGCGGTGCGCATCGCCGACGGTCCCGCGTCGCTCAAGAGCGAAAACGCCCGCCTGTCGGGCTGGATCTACGTCGACATCCACGGCCGCGATCTCGCGTCCGTGGTCGCCGACGCGAAGCGCGCCGTGGCCGGCGCTGTCAACCTGCCGCCGGGCGTGTCCGTTCAGTGGTCGGGGCAGTTCGAGTATCTGGAGCGGGCGGCGCAGCGCCTGAAGGTCGTGGTGCCCTTCACGCTGATGATCATCTTCGTCCTGCTCTTTCTCACCTTCAGTCGCGCCGGCGAAGCGGCGCTCATCATGAGCGCGCTGCCGTTCGCGCTCGTCGGCGGCATCTGGTACGTGTTCCTGCTCGGCCATCATCTTTCGGTCGCCAGCGCGATCGGTTTCATCGCGCTCGCGGGGCTCGCCGCGGAATTCGGTGTCGTCATGCTGGTCTACATCCGGCACGCCCTCGACGCGCGGCTCGCGGCAGGCGCACCGAATACACGCGAGACGCTGCTGGCCGCGATCGAGGAAGGCGCGGTGCTGCGCGTCCGGCCGAAGGCGATGACCGTCGCGGTGATCGTCGCAGGCCTGGCGCCGATCATGTGGTCCGACGGCACGGGCGCGGAGATCATGCAGCGCATCGCCGCGCCGATGATCGGCGGCATGATCACCGCTCCGCTGCTCTCGATGTTCGTCATACCCGCGGCTTACCTGCTCATGCGCCAGCCGCGTTTCCATCGTCGTTTGTTCAACCACGTAGCAACCACAGGAGAAGTACGATGA
- a CDS encoding tripartite tricarboxylate transporter substrate binding protein, with protein MASTWVSAGFALALGVSSAVAQDFPTRPIRLITPFPPGGTTDILARITAHKLTQAFGQQVIVDNRGGGGGTIGVEAAARATPDGYTILIAHIGPLSMAPALYPKLGYDPVKSFAPITLLATVPNGLVVHPSLPARSVKELIALARAKPKQVLYASAGSGSIAHLAVVNLEVLARIQLSHVPYKGGAPSVRELIAGETSLTITGMPQLRPHIDAARLRLLAIGESRRLPALPDVPTIAESGVPHYHVTQWQGILAPAGTPSELVAKLNAQIVKGIHSPDVKQRLTSDGAEPVGSTPQEFAAHIKSEAAKWLPIVRASGAKPD; from the coding sequence GTGGCCAGCACATGGGTGTCTGCTGGCTTCGCGCTCGCGTTGGGCGTGTCCTCGGCCGTGGCGCAAGATTTTCCGACGCGCCCGATCAGACTCATTACGCCATTTCCGCCCGGCGGTACGACCGACATCCTCGCACGAATCACTGCTCACAAGCTGACGCAGGCTTTTGGGCAGCAGGTAATCGTAGACAACCGCGGCGGCGGCGGTGGCACGATCGGCGTGGAAGCCGCGGCGCGAGCGACCCCTGACGGCTACACGATCCTCATTGCGCACATCGGGCCTTTGAGCATGGCGCCCGCCCTTTATCCAAAGCTCGGCTACGATCCAGTCAAATCATTTGCACCCATCACGCTGTTGGCGACAGTTCCCAACGGGCTGGTCGTGCATCCGTCACTGCCGGCCCGTTCGGTAAAGGAGCTGATCGCCCTCGCGCGCGCCAAACCGAAACAGGTCCTCTATGCCTCAGCGGGGAGTGGCAGCATCGCGCATCTCGCAGTAGTCAACCTCGAGGTGCTGGCGCGAATTCAGCTCAGCCATGTGCCCTACAAAGGCGGAGCCCCATCGGTACGCGAGTTGATCGCAGGCGAGACCTCCCTGACGATCACGGGCATGCCGCAGCTGCGCCCGCATATAGATGCCGCCCGCCTGCGCCTGCTCGCAATCGGGGAATCCAGGCGTCTTCCGGCACTGCCCGACGTTCCCACGATAGCCGAGTCAGGCGTTCCGCACTATCACGTCACACAATGGCAAGGAATACTCGCGCCGGCCGGAACGCCGAGTGAGCTCGTCGCGAAGCTCAACGCGCAGATCGTCAAGGGCATACACTCGCCCGACGTGAAGCAGCGGCTGACCTCCGATGGTGCCGAGCCGGTCGGAAGCACGCCGCAGGAGTTCGCGGCGCATATCAAATCGGAAGCGGCAAAATGGCTTCCGATCGTGAGGGCCTCCGGTGCGAAGCCTGATTGA
- a CDS encoding TolC family protein — protein MQSVSTCARAPWRTLLLFIPTLAAACAFAQAADLWPLAFQEALQVAEQRSARLTAQEAAVGAVGEQVARARELPDPKLRLGLDNVPVSNPDAFSLTRDFMTMRRIGYMQDVPNADKRRARGERAEREQSVEAATLAAQRTQVRQDTALAWLELYYAERSLQAVTRLQEALRLEAETTGPAVAGGRMSPANAVGARAAAETVQDRILEQQRAVARARAAFSALVGEAADRPLGPPPNIETLAHAPHTLVADIDAHPDQRVFAQREALAESEVALAASARKSDWSWEVSFGQREPRFSNMVSVMVTMDLPFWRAQRQDRDVAARVKQLEQARAMREDARRMHEAEVRMLVADWSYAGQRVAQFEKKVLPLTRERSALALAAYRGGRGELASVLEARRAETEVELSRLSAELERARAWARLNYLFDHEVKP, from the coding sequence ATGCAATCAGTTTCGACCTGCGCGCGCGCGCCATGGCGCACGCTGCTTCTATTCATTCCAACCCTGGCCGCCGCATGCGCCTTTGCGCAAGCGGCCGATCTGTGGCCGCTCGCGTTCCAGGAAGCGCTGCAAGTCGCCGAGCAGCGCTCCGCGCGCCTCACGGCCCAGGAGGCCGCCGTCGGCGCGGTCGGCGAACAGGTCGCGCGGGCGCGCGAGCTGCCCGACCCGAAGCTCAGGCTGGGCCTCGACAACGTCCCGGTCAGCAACCCCGACGCGTTCAGCCTGACGCGCGATTTCATGACGATGCGCCGCATCGGCTACATGCAGGACGTGCCGAATGCGGACAAGCGCCGCGCGCGCGGTGAGCGTGCGGAGCGCGAGCAATCGGTCGAGGCTGCAACCCTCGCCGCGCAACGCACACAGGTTCGGCAGGACACCGCGCTCGCCTGGCTGGAGCTCTATTACGCCGAGCGAAGCCTGCAGGCGGTCACGAGGCTGCAGGAAGCGTTGCGGCTCGAAGCCGAGACGACCGGCCCTGCCGTCGCCGGGGGCCGCATGAGCCCGGCGAACGCCGTCGGCGCGCGTGCCGCCGCGGAGACCGTTCAGGACCGCATCCTCGAACAGCAGCGCGCGGTCGCACGCGCGCGAGCCGCGTTCTCGGCCCTGGTCGGAGAGGCTGCCGACCGGCCGCTCGGCCCTCCGCCGAACATCGAAACGCTCGCGCATGCGCCTCATACGCTCGTCGCCGACATCGATGCGCATCCGGATCAGCGAGTCTTCGCGCAACGTGAAGCGCTCGCCGAGAGCGAAGTCGCCCTGGCGGCGAGCGCCCGCAAATCCGACTGGAGCTGGGAAGTCTCTTTCGGCCAACGTGAGCCGCGGTTCTCGAACATGGTCAGCGTCATGGTGACCATGGACTTGCCGTTCTGGAGAGCACAGCGCCAGGACCGCGACGTCGCCGCACGCGTGAAGCAGCTCGAGCAGGCGCGGGCGATGCGCGAAGACGCCCGGCGCATGCACGAGGCCGAAGTGCGCATGCTCGTCGCCGACTGGAGCTACGCGGGGCAACGCGTCGCGCAATTCGAGAAGAAAGTGCTGCCGTTGACGCGCGAGCGATCGGCGCTCGCACTCGCCGCGTATCGCGGCGGACGCGGCGAGCTTGCGAGCGTCCTGGAAGCACGCAGGGCCGAGACCGAGGTCGAGCTGTCGCGTTTGTCCGCGGAGCTCGAGAGGGCCCGCGCGTGGGCGCGCCTGAACTACCTCTTCGATCACGAGGTGAAACCATGA